The following coding sequences lie in one Microtus ochrogaster isolate Prairie Vole_2 chromosome 6, MicOch1.0, whole genome shotgun sequence genomic window:
- the Ctse gene encoding cathepsin E → MKSLPVLLLVLLDLGLVHGAVHRVPLRRHQSVRKKLRAQGLLSDFWKSQNLDMIQFIESCQMDQSTNEPLINYLDMEYFGTISIGSPPQNFTVIFDTGSSNLWVPSVYCTSPACKTHPVFHPSQSSTYEEVGNRFSIQYGTGSLTGIIGADQVSVEGLTVEGQQFGESVKEPGQTFVNAEFDGILGLGYPSLAAGGVTPVFDNMMAQNLVDLPIFSVYLSSDLQGSSGSELTFGGYDPSHFSGTLNWIPVTKQGYWQIALDG, encoded by the exons ATGAAATCCCTCCCTGTGCTCCTGCTGGTGCTCCTGGACCTGGGACTGGTCCATGGGGCTGTGCACAG GGTGCCCCTCAGAAGGCATCAGTCCGTCCGGAAGAAGCTGCGGGCCCAAGGCCTGCTCTCGGACTTCTGGAAGTCCCAGAACTTGGACATGATCCAGTTCATCGAGTCTTGTCAAATGGACCAGAGTACCAATGAGCCCCTCATCAACTACCTGGAT aTGGAGTACTTCGGCACTATCTCCATTGGCTCTCCGCCTCAGAACTTCACGGTCATCTTTGACACTGGCTCCTCCAACCTCTGGGTCCCTTCTGTTTACTGCACCAGCCCAGCATGCA AGACACACCCGGTCTTCCACCCATCCCAGTCCAGCACATATGAAGAGGTAGGGAATCGTTTCTCCATCCAGTATGGTACTGGGAGCCTGACAGGAATCATCGGAGCTGACCAAGTCTCT GTGGAAGGACTGACTGTGGAGGGCCAGCAGTTCGGAGAAAGTGTCAAGGAGCCCGGGCAGACCTTTGTGAATGCTGAGTTTGATGGGATTCTGGGTCTAGGATACCCGTCATTGGCTGCTGGAGGGGTAACCCCAGTGTTTGACAACATGATGGCCCAGAACCTCGTGGATCTGCCTATATTTTCTGTCTACTTGAGCAG TGACCTACAAGGTAGCTCAGGCAGTGAGCTGACTTTCGGAGGCTATGACCCCTCTCATTTCTCTGGGACTCTCAACTGGATTCCAGTCACCAAGCAAGGTTACTGGCAGATTGCACTGGACGGGTGA